One genomic window of Psychrobacillus sp. INOP01 includes the following:
- a CDS encoding bifunctional diguanylate cyclase/phosphodiesterase, translated as MEKQQPPARLQTYSNELMEQIFHSTVEGIMITNEKMQITLVNNAFEALTGYKSSEVLGKFPSILQSGKQDADFYKVMWSEIRSKGFWKGEIWNRRKNGEIYPEILAIHSVLDDTGKPINYYGIFSDISYEKETERELEELTQTDLLTNISNRNAFNELLFDKVNSSNDSHAILFIDLDRFKQINDTLGNDVGDLILIEVAKRINSIVGPSDIFARYGADEFVYARSKIEYQKDAALLAKDITKLFHKPFHVCGTEVYITASIGISIFPQDGKHIEKLIYKADKAMYFAKQNGRNQYAFYFDDLKKDSKRLIVLEAELRKAIQNKDFFIHYQPKIGLAKQDIIGVEALVRWNNEKLGFVSPAEFIPIAEDTGLIIPLSEVILEKVCMDILESRSQGNIHILPVSINIASLHFQQDDFIERINSIVMQYNCSPQLLELELTERTIMKESDDIVDKLVKLKAMGFKISIDDFGTGYSSLSYLNRFPLNYLKIDRSFIQQITNLQDKQAIVEAIILMAHRLRIKVIAEGVETKEQAKLLKQMGCDIIQGYYYSKPLAVKELMDFIELWEIYRQERNI; from the coding sequence GTGGAAAAACAACAGCCACCCGCACGATTACAGACGTATTCTAATGAATTAATGGAGCAAATTTTTCATTCAACTGTAGAAGGTATTATGATTACAAATGAAAAAATGCAGATTACACTGGTCAATAATGCTTTTGAAGCTCTTACTGGATATAAGTCATCCGAAGTACTTGGGAAGTTTCCGAGCATATTACAGTCAGGTAAACAGGACGCTGACTTTTATAAAGTGATGTGGTCAGAAATTCGTTCAAAAGGATTTTGGAAGGGTGAGATCTGGAATAGACGAAAAAATGGTGAAATATATCCTGAAATCCTTGCAATTCATAGTGTTTTAGATGATACAGGTAAGCCTATAAATTATTATGGAATCTTTTCAGATATTTCCTATGAAAAAGAGACGGAAAGGGAATTAGAAGAACTAACGCAAACCGATCTTTTAACAAATATTTCGAATCGAAACGCTTTTAATGAATTATTATTTGACAAAGTAAATAGCTCAAATGACAGCCATGCAATTTTATTTATTGACTTAGATCGATTTAAGCAGATAAATGACACCTTGGGAAATGACGTAGGTGACCTTATTTTAATAGAGGTTGCAAAACGGATTAACTCGATTGTCGGTCCTTCGGATATTTTTGCACGATATGGTGCCGATGAATTTGTATATGCCAGATCGAAAATTGAATATCAAAAAGATGCTGCACTTCTAGCTAAGGATATTACGAAGCTTTTCCATAAACCATTTCATGTATGTGGGACAGAAGTTTATATTACCGCAAGTATAGGAATCAGTATTTTTCCACAAGATGGTAAGCATATAGAAAAGTTAATATATAAAGCAGATAAGGCGATGTATTTTGCTAAACAAAATGGTAGAAATCAATATGCCTTTTATTTTGATGACTTGAAAAAAGATTCAAAACGATTAATCGTTTTAGAAGCAGAGCTAAGAAAAGCTATACAAAACAAGGATTTCTTCATCCATTATCAGCCGAAAATAGGGTTAGCGAAACAAGATATTATTGGTGTAGAAGCCTTAGTCAGATGGAATAATGAAAAGTTAGGATTTGTTTCGCCCGCTGAATTTATACCTATTGCAGAGGATACAGGTCTTATAATTCCTTTAAGCGAAGTTATTTTAGAAAAAGTTTGTATGGATATACTGGAGTCAAGATCACAAGGGAATATACATATATTACCGGTGTCCATTAATATTGCATCTCTCCACTTTCAACAGGATGACTTTATCGAGCGTATAAATTCAATAGTTATGCAGTATAATTGTAGTCCGCAGCTATTGGAGTTAGAGCTAACAGAGCGTACAATTATGAAGGAGTCAGACGATATAGTAGATAAACTGGTAAAACTAAAAGCTATGGGATTCAAAATATCTATTGATGATTTTGGTACCGGATACTCTTCTCTTAGTTATTTAAATAGATTTCCACTTAATTACTTAAAAATTGATAGAAGTTTTATCCAACAAATTACTAACTTACAAGACAAGCAAGCTATAGTAGAAGCAATTATTTTAATGGCTCATCGCCTACGCATAAAGGTTATTGCTGAGGGAGTAGAAACGAAGGAACAAGCTAAGCTTTTAAAGCAAATGGGCTGCGATATCATTCAAGGATATTATTATAGTAAACCATTAGCGGTCAAGGAGCTTATGGATTTCATCGAGCTATGGGAAATTTACAGACAGGAAAGGAATATATAA
- a CDS encoding DEAD/DEAH box helicase, producing MLEKKSIHQLLDAWKVDENRFPRIEHIHTTEEKEAIFAPFPSTMHQSIQKALKSRGVSQLYIHQRLAFDTASSGKSYTTITPTASGKSLCYHLPVLQSIMEDPTSRAIYLFPTKALAQDQKSDLNNLIEATGEEILSYTYDGDTAPGIRQKIRKSGHIVLTNPDMLHSGILPHHTKWVTLFENLKYIVIDEIHTYKGVFGSHVAHVIRRLKRICAYYGSNPQFICTSATIKNPKELAENLTNTAHELINQNGAPAGKKHFVFYNPPIVHPVFNVRRSAVLEVRDIAGELYVNGIQTIVFAKSRVRVEMLVTYLQSLVSKKINDQTIRGYRGGYLPSERRTIEKGLREGIIRTVVSTNALELGVDIGQLQACIMTGYPGNIASAWQQAGRAGRRQDEALIIYVAGSTALDQYVVKHPAYFLGQSPEEVRIHPDNMIILMDHLKCASFELPFSLTDLYAEFSIQELLEFLESEGVLLKTSEKWHWMSDSFPASNISLRSASQENVIIIDQSIPTKTRVIGEMDQYSAMTLLHEEAIYLHQGTQFQVEILDWEEKKAFVREVDVDYFTDANIAIELKVLSEDKVKEAEIGTLRFGDIIVLAQPTIFKKIKFDTHDNIGSGQIHLPPIELHTSSTWFSFDKPDGWKDTLLSDAMTGVSYALHAFIPLFIHCDAKDIHVVPQVKSIHGEKPTFYMYDSYPGGIGLSERMFDLWNELIPKVTEQVEECPCMHGCPACIGAQDAELNLKGEVIKLLHLLQVDRHVI from the coding sequence ATGCTTGAAAAAAAGAGCATTCACCAACTATTAGATGCGTGGAAAGTGGATGAAAATCGCTTTCCACGAATTGAACATATTCATACAACCGAAGAAAAAGAAGCAATTTTTGCTCCATTTCCTAGTACAATGCATCAGTCCATTCAAAAGGCGCTTAAAAGTCGTGGTGTAAGCCAATTATATATACATCAACGACTCGCTTTCGATACTGCTTCATCCGGAAAGTCATATACTACGATCACCCCAACAGCCTCTGGAAAATCACTTTGCTATCATCTCCCTGTACTTCAATCTATTATGGAAGATCCAACCTCTCGGGCTATTTATTTATTTCCAACCAAAGCGCTAGCACAGGATCAAAAAAGTGATTTAAATAATTTAATTGAAGCTACTGGGGAAGAAATATTAAGTTATACATATGATGGAGATACAGCTCCGGGAATTCGGCAAAAAATTCGAAAGTCAGGTCATATAGTATTAACCAATCCTGATATGTTACATTCAGGAATTTTACCACATCATACAAAATGGGTAACTCTTTTTGAAAACTTAAAATATATCGTAATAGATGAAATTCATACATATAAAGGAGTATTTGGAAGTCATGTTGCACATGTTATTAGACGCCTGAAAAGAATCTGCGCCTATTATGGTAGTAATCCACAGTTTATCTGTACTTCTGCTACGATAAAAAATCCCAAGGAGTTAGCTGAAAATTTAACGAACACTGCCCATGAATTAATCAACCAGAACGGTGCACCAGCAGGAAAGAAACATTTTGTATTTTATAATCCACCAATAGTACATCCTGTATTTAATGTACGAAGAAGTGCCGTTTTAGAAGTTAGAGATATAGCAGGTGAATTATATGTAAATGGCATACAAACAATTGTTTTTGCAAAGAGCCGTGTCCGTGTAGAAATGCTTGTGACATATTTACAGTCTTTAGTAAGTAAAAAGATTAATGATCAAACTATACGAGGGTACCGAGGCGGTTATTTGCCTTCGGAAAGAAGGACGATTGAAAAGGGGTTACGGGAAGGAATTATTAGAACAGTTGTAAGTACTAATGCGCTAGAGTTAGGTGTCGACATTGGTCAGCTACAGGCATGTATTATGACAGGTTATCCAGGGAACATCGCAAGTGCATGGCAACAGGCTGGTAGAGCGGGCAGAAGACAGGATGAAGCACTTATTATTTATGTGGCCGGGTCGACTGCTCTTGACCAATATGTTGTTAAACACCCTGCATATTTTCTTGGCCAATCTCCAGAGGAAGTTAGGATTCATCCAGATAATATGATTATTTTAATGGACCATTTAAAATGTGCTTCATTTGAACTGCCATTTTCACTTACCGATTTGTATGCGGAATTTTCTATTCAGGAATTGCTAGAATTTCTTGAAAGCGAAGGGGTCCTTTTAAAAACATCCGAAAAATGGCATTGGATGTCAGATAGTTTTCCTGCAAGCAATATCAGCCTACGCTCCGCATCCCAAGAGAACGTCATTATTATTGATCAGTCTATCCCAACTAAAACTAGGGTTATTGGGGAAATGGATCAATATAGTGCGATGACCCTGCTTCATGAAGAAGCAATTTACTTACACCAAGGTACCCAATTTCAAGTGGAAATATTAGATTGGGAAGAAAAGAAGGCATTCGTAAGAGAGGTCGATGTCGATTATTTTACAGATGCCAATATCGCAATTGAGTTAAAAGTGTTAAGTGAAGATAAAGTAAAAGAAGCTGAGATTGGTACACTTCGATTTGGTGACATTATCGTTTTAGCACAACCAACTATATTCAAAAAAATTAAATTTGATACACATGATAATATCGGCTCTGGTCAGATCCATTTACCGCCAATAGAATTACACACTTCCTCTACATGGTTTAGTTTTGATAAACCAGATGGCTGGAAAGACACTTTACTGTCAGATGCAATGACGGGGGTTTCCTATGCCTTGCATGCATTTATCCCACTATTTATTCATTGTGATGCGAAGGATATTCATGTTGTGCCTCAGGTAAAATCGATTCACGGAGAAAAACCTACTTTTTATATGTATGACAGCTATCCAGGAGGTATTGGACTATCTGAAAGAATGTTCGATCTTTGGAATGAGTTAATACCAAAAGTAACGGAGCAGGTGGAAGAGTGCCCATGTATGCATGGATGCCCTGCATGCATCGGTGCTCAGGATGCGGAGCTGAATCTAAAAGGAGAAGTGATTAAGTTACTTCATTTATTGCAGGTGGACCGACATGTCATATGA
- the gpsB gene encoding cell division regulator GpsB: protein MEFKLKASDILEKEFKTGLRGYNQEEVDVFLDDIIQDYEAYEKRVAQLQLENKKLKEQLEELPKRTQAAAPQTGATNFDILKRLSHLEKHVFGSKLYE, encoded by the coding sequence ATGGAATTTAAACTAAAGGCTTCTGATATATTAGAAAAAGAATTTAAAACGGGTTTAAGGGGTTATAACCAAGAAGAAGTAGATGTTTTTTTAGACGATATTATTCAAGATTACGAGGCTTATGAGAAGAGAGTAGCTCAACTCCAGTTAGAAAATAAAAAATTGAAAGAACAGCTAGAAGAATTACCAAAGAGAACTCAAGCAGCTGCACCGCAAACTGGGGCAACTAATTTTGATATTTTAAAGCGTCTTTCACATCTTGAAAAACATGTCTTTGGAAGTAAATTGTACGAATAA
- a CDS encoding YppE family protein: MSLLKLSNHLMKECDECITRFHQYRELDKEPDFFTEVKPHAYKIDEICLEWELLVRKWIQVKRPKYVHPSQIDSLLESVKQFIVQSYYKGTSKKRFLSSVHSSKYTLETIVQAIKEVGDEYA, translated from the coding sequence TTGTCATTATTAAAGCTTAGCAACCATTTAATGAAAGAATGCGATGAATGTATTACGCGTTTTCATCAATATAGAGAATTAGATAAAGAACCAGATTTTTTTACAGAAGTTAAGCCACATGCATATAAAATAGATGAGATCTGTCTTGAATGGGAACTACTTGTTCGAAAATGGATTCAAGTAAAACGTCCAAAATATGTCCACCCAAGCCAAATTGACTCCTTACTTGAATCCGTGAAGCAGTTTATCGTGCAATCTTACTACAAGGGAACTAGCAAAAAAAGGTTTCTTTCTTCTGTCCATTCATCCAAATATACGTTAGAAACAATTGTCCAAGCTATAAAGGAAGTAGGGGATGAGTATGCTTGA
- a CDS encoding ATP-dependent DNA helicase has translation MKQALPFQLSKDRSFFESLGDWMGDVLYDELPEKGFECRDEQIFMAYQIEKTLKEKNVLFAEAGVGTGKTIAYLLPAISYARYTGKPALIACADETLIEQLVKEAGDIFKLQNYLDIKIDVRLAKSRDQYLCLKRLEEAQKDDENEYFLEEIEDQIPDFVYAHSSMQKIYPYGERSQFAGVSDEDWQKVNYHPTQQCMVCDLRNRCGQTIHRQHYRESTDLIICSHEFLMEHIWTKDSRVREGQMPLLPEVSMAVLDEGHLLEFAAQKALTYEIQSETLIRLLEKVMVDGVREKTLNLMEVLQELHDKIFGLLRIGSDIEETDRMKVDKSPELMQLCKQAIRVADSLLEEFVFESELYTIPEYELRMVEEFLEQYTFSLRLFTEKGDGIEWLEIIDGYETLIIMPRLVTDILHEKLFTSKIPIVFSSATLSIEKDFTYIADSLGIEKFQSFSVASPFDYDDVMKIYTDEMEQREKPSYVEKLLNNSMQTLILFKSKSAMVSFRATIGDRADIVFEGDRELSTIVKEFQNGEYSTLCSYHLWEGLDLPLEALTRVIIYDLPFPPVDPLFDAKRSFSNNPFEEVELPFMLLRLQQGIGRLIRTSSDYGEIHLLLNEEEAQLENRFTGVLPTAISK, from the coding sequence ATGAAACAAGCTTTACCATTCCAACTTTCAAAAGACCGTTCTTTCTTCGAATCATTAGGGGATTGGATGGGTGATGTGTTATATGATGAATTACCTGAAAAAGGATTTGAATGTCGCGACGAACAAATCTTCATGGCCTATCAGATTGAAAAGACGTTAAAAGAGAAAAATGTTCTATTTGCAGAAGCAGGAGTAGGTACTGGTAAAACTATAGCTTATTTACTTCCTGCTATTTCATATGCTCGTTACACTGGAAAACCAGCATTGATAGCATGCGCAGATGAAACATTAATCGAACAGCTAGTAAAAGAAGCAGGAGATATTTTTAAGCTTCAAAACTATTTAGATATTAAAATTGATGTACGATTAGCAAAATCTCGCGATCAATATTTATGTTTAAAGCGTTTGGAAGAAGCACAAAAAGATGATGAAAACGAATACTTTTTAGAAGAAATTGAAGATCAAATTCCGGATTTTGTTTATGCTCATTCATCTATGCAAAAAATTTATCCATATGGCGAACGCAGTCAATTTGCTGGAGTGAGCGATGAGGATTGGCAAAAAGTGAACTATCATCCAACTCAACAATGTATGGTATGTGATTTAAGAAACCGTTGTGGTCAAACGATTCATCGTCAGCATTATCGTGAGTCCACGGACTTGATCATATGCTCGCATGAATTTTTAATGGAGCATATTTGGACAAAAGACTCACGTGTTCGTGAAGGTCAAATGCCTTTGTTGCCTGAAGTTTCAATGGCTGTTCTAGATGAAGGACATTTACTTGAATTTGCTGCTCAAAAAGCATTGACATATGAAATTCAAAGTGAAACGCTTATTAGATTATTAGAAAAAGTAATGGTCGACGGTGTTAGAGAAAAAACATTAAATTTAATGGAAGTACTACAAGAATTGCATGATAAAATATTTGGATTATTGCGCATTGGCAGTGATATTGAAGAAACAGACCGGATGAAGGTTGATAAATCTCCTGAGTTGATGCAATTATGTAAACAAGCAATTCGAGTAGCGGATAGCTTGTTAGAGGAATTTGTATTCGAGTCTGAGTTATATACAATTCCTGAATACGAGCTTCGTATGGTAGAAGAATTTTTAGAACAATATACATTCTCGCTTCGTTTATTTACGGAAAAAGGGGATGGGATTGAATGGTTAGAAATCATTGATGGTTATGAAACATTAATCATAATGCCAAGATTAGTTACGGATATTTTACATGAGAAATTATTTACATCTAAAATTCCGATTGTCTTTTCTTCTGCTACATTATCCATTGAAAAAGACTTTACGTATATAGCGGATTCATTGGGAATTGAAAAATTCCAATCGTTCTCCGTTGCATCACCATTTGATTATGATGATGTGATGAAGATTTATACGGATGAAATGGAACAGCGGGAGAAACCTAGTTATGTAGAAAAACTGTTAAATAATTCGATGCAAACACTTATTTTGTTTAAATCAAAATCGGCAATGGTTTCCTTTAGAGCAACTATAGGGGATCGAGCTGATATCGTCTTTGAAGGAGATCGTGAGCTTTCAACTATTGTTAAAGAATTCCAAAATGGTGAGTACTCGACCTTATGTTCGTATCATCTTTGGGAAGGCCTGGATTTACCATTAGAGGCACTGACTAGAGTAATTATTTATGATTTACCATTTCCACCAGTTGATCCACTATTTGATGCAAAACGATCTTTTTCTAACAATCCATTTGAAGAAGTAGAATTGCCATTTATGCTTTTAAGATTACAGCAGGGTATTGGTCGTTTAATCCGTACATCTAGCGATTATGGCGAAATTCATTTACTATTAAATGAGGAAGAAGCACAGCTTGAAAATAGATTTACAGGGGTATTACCTACAGCAATTTCGAAATGA
- the recU gene encoding Holliday junction resolvase RecU: protein MAIHYPNGKAYIPVTKAKIEKKKDYSFSNRGKTLEDEINDANEFYFAQDIAVIHKKPIPIQVVKVDYPSRSSAVIKEAYYRTPSTTDFNGVYQGKYIDFEAKETENRTAFPLKNVHLHQVEHMRKVSKQLGITFLLVRFSALERYFYLPFEQLSLFWDRMLTGGRKSIALSEMETHAIEITPRYAPRIDYLKIVNDLNV, encoded by the coding sequence TTGGCTATTCATTATCCAAATGGAAAAGCGTATATCCCGGTTACAAAAGCAAAAATAGAAAAGAAAAAAGATTACTCTTTCAGTAATAGAGGTAAGACGTTAGAAGACGAAATAAACGATGCAAATGAATTTTATTTTGCGCAGGATATTGCTGTTATTCATAAAAAACCAATACCAATCCAAGTTGTCAAAGTAGATTATCCTTCTAGAAGTAGTGCAGTTATTAAAGAAGCATATTATCGAACACCTTCTACAACTGACTTTAATGGAGTATATCAAGGTAAATATATTGACTTTGAAGCAAAAGAAACGGAAAATAGAACAGCATTTCCTTTAAAAAATGTTCATCTTCATCAGGTTGAACATATGAGAAAAGTTTCAAAACAATTGGGAATTACCTTTCTGCTCGTCCGTTTTTCTGCATTAGAACGTTATTTTTATTTGCCTTTTGAACAATTATCGTTATTTTGGGATAGAATGCTAACAGGAGGAAGAAAATCTATTGCATTATCAGAAATGGAAACACACGCAATAGAGATAACTCCAAGATATGCACCAAGAATTGATTATTTAAAAATAGTTAATGACTTGAACGTATAA
- a CDS encoding ribonuclease H-like domain-containing protein yields MSYEKKLMQMKSLVKKKPIEEIVKKEEPEMVLPFYVEEWQNAGLKFIKNEKGFYFVKETFYHSEHIHGNIGLNKLQQAKRFMQEVYPTHPLTIAKESPFCFYDTETTGLKGAGVLIFLNGVLKEVETGFLLTQYVLADPGQEVSFLKATDFWEKPQTIITYNGKSFDLPQLVARWTMNRNNLPQLKQHHQIDLMHSSKRIWKGELERFKLKQIEEMKLGFRRENDIPGHLAPIIYFDAVKSGNPINLMKVLKHNEWDILSLVTLYILSVELLQEKEVVETATTYTNIGKWFRDLRTIDKSMDWFTFVVNNFSDEEASIAYYFVGLHLKRAGLYEDSLQAFTQALKEISGKYRMEVYIELAKLFEHQLKDFPNALEMTQQCIEYEAKQNIDGQSRLKKELMKREIRIIRKLNISRESAEHNKKRI; encoded by the coding sequence ATGTCATATGAAAAAAAGCTAATGCAAATGAAGAGTTTAGTGAAAAAGAAGCCAATAGAAGAGATAGTTAAAAAGGAAGAGCCAGAAATGGTGCTTCCCTTTTATGTTGAAGAGTGGCAAAATGCGGGACTAAAATTTATAAAAAATGAAAAAGGATTTTACTTTGTAAAGGAAACTTTTTATCATTCGGAGCATATACATGGAAATATTGGGCTTAATAAGCTACAACAGGCAAAAAGATTTATGCAGGAAGTCTATCCAACTCACCCTCTAACTATCGCAAAAGAAAGTCCATTTTGTTTTTATGATACGGAAACGACAGGGTTAAAAGGTGCTGGAGTACTTATCTTTTTAAACGGAGTGTTGAAGGAAGTTGAGACTGGGTTTTTGCTAACACAATATGTGCTAGCTGATCCAGGGCAAGAGGTAAGTTTTTTAAAAGCGACTGATTTTTGGGAAAAACCTCAGACAATTATTACGTATAACGGTAAGAGTTTTGACCTTCCTCAATTAGTTGCAAGATGGACGATGAATAGAAATAATTTACCACAGTTAAAGCAACATCATCAAATTGACTTAATGCATTCCTCAAAAAGAATTTGGAAGGGTGAATTAGAGCGCTTTAAGCTAAAACAAATTGAGGAAATGAAGCTTGGTTTTAGAAGAGAAAATGATATTCCTGGCCACCTCGCACCAATAATATATTTTGATGCAGTGAAAAGTGGTAATCCTATCAACTTGATGAAGGTGTTAAAGCATAATGAATGGGATATTCTATCGCTCGTAACGTTATATATACTTTCAGTGGAATTACTCCAAGAGAAGGAAGTAGTTGAAACAGCAACAACATATACAAATATCGGTAAATGGTTTCGTGATTTAAGAACGATAGATAAAAGTATGGATTGGTTTACTTTTGTAGTTAATAATTTTTCAGATGAGGAAGCAAGTATCGCGTATTATTTCGTTGGTCTCCATTTAAAAAGAGCTGGTTTATACGAGGACAGTCTGCAAGCCTTTACACAAGCTTTAAAAGAGATTTCTGGGAAATATCGTATGGAGGTGTATATCGAGTTGGCCAAGCTATTCGAACATCAACTAAAAGATTTCCCAAATGCTCTAGAAATGACGCAGCAATGTATTGAATATGAAGCAAAACAGAATATAGATGGGCAGTCTCGCTTGAAAAAAGAACTTATGAAGAGAGAAATAAGAATAATCCGGAAATTAAATATTTCCCGGGAAAGCGCAGAACATAACAAAAAGCGCATTTAA
- a CDS encoding class I SAM-dependent RNA methyltransferase, which produces MTTFKLVATSAMGLESIVADEVKALGYETTTENGKIYFEGDERAIARANIWLRVADRVKIVAAQFPVKTFDELFERTKAVQWEKYLPVDAAFPVQGKSVKSTLFSVPDCQAIVKKAVVERLKLAHKRIGFLDESGATFKLEISILKDIATITIDTSGAGLHKRGYRHGQGEAPLKETLAAALVKISKWSPNRPFVDPFCGSGTIPIEAAMIGQNIAPGFNRDFHSEAWSWMPKTIWEEVRDEAESLANYDQELQIIGSDIDHKMVQIAEQNAFESGFADIITFKQMHAKDFTTTLTDGVMVSNPPYGERIGEVEVIEQVISDLGHLMDKYPSWSVYMLSSMENFENVYGRRATKKRKLFNGFIRTDYYQFWGKRS; this is translated from the coding sequence ATGACAACATTTAAATTAGTAGCAACTTCAGCTATGGGACTAGAATCCATCGTTGCAGATGAAGTAAAAGCACTAGGATATGAAACAACAACAGAAAACGGTAAGATCTATTTTGAAGGGGACGAGCGTGCAATAGCACGAGCAAATATTTGGTTACGTGTTGCTGACAGAGTTAAGATTGTAGCTGCTCAGTTCCCAGTAAAAACATTTGATGAACTTTTTGAGCGTACGAAGGCAGTACAATGGGAAAAATACTTGCCCGTAGATGCAGCTTTTCCAGTTCAAGGAAAATCAGTTAAATCAACATTATTCAGTGTTCCAGACTGTCAGGCTATTGTAAAAAAAGCCGTAGTTGAGCGCTTAAAATTAGCTCATAAAAGAATCGGTTTTTTAGACGAATCTGGAGCAACATTCAAACTTGAAATAAGTATATTAAAAGATATTGCTACCATCACGATAGATACAAGTGGTGCAGGGCTTCACAAACGTGGTTACCGGCACGGTCAAGGGGAAGCTCCATTGAAGGAAACACTTGCCGCAGCTTTAGTGAAAATTTCTAAATGGAGTCCTAACCGTCCATTTGTAGACCCGTTTTGCGGATCAGGTACTATTCCGATTGAAGCGGCAATGATAGGGCAGAATATTGCACCAGGCTTTAATCGTGATTTTCATAGTGAAGCATGGTCATGGATGCCAAAGACTATTTGGGAAGAAGTGCGCGATGAGGCTGAATCATTAGCTAATTATGATCAAGAGCTTCAAATTATCGGATCAGATATTGACCATAAAATGGTCCAAATTGCGGAGCAAAACGCCTTTGAATCAGGATTCGCTGACATAATCACATTCAAGCAAATGCATGCGAAGGATTTTACTACTACTTTAACAGACGGTGTAATGGTTAGTAACCCACCATATGGAGAGCGTATTGGAGAAGTGGAAGTAATCGAGCAGGTAATCAGTGACTTAGGTCATTTGATGGATAAATATCCTTCATGGTCCGTATATATGCTATCGTCTATGGAAAACTTTGAAAACGTATACGGTAGAAGAGCAACCAAAAAGCGTAAATTATTCAATGGATTTATTCGAACGGATTACTATCAGTTCTGGGGTAAACGTTCATAA